A window of the Candidatus Aminicenantes bacterium genome harbors these coding sequences:
- a CDS encoding TIGR01777 family protein, whose translation MAEPAALPSPVMIIGVSGFLGRHLAAFLAGRGVEVLGTTRSEDLDELPEGVSRLHTWNGRDEAELAPLLKGVAGVVNFAGSPLKTVPWTPAFRRRLRDSRIRSTAALMAALSGGRKTVRVLQGSAVGIYGDTKNRWVDEDSPSGRGFLAGLVSDWETAARELRPKRVSLALLRTGVVLSPDGGFLKRLHAVQSLGVTPLPGGGRQWLAWIHLSDYLEALAFLLADTEITGPVNLCAPFPQHFSVLAAAASRGKIKRLPLYIPAGPVRCVLGAAAEPLLEGQRARSKRLKAAGFRFAYPKIKAGTKF comes from the coding sequence ATGGCGGAACCCGCAGCCCTGCCTTCCCCGGTGATGATTATCGGCGTAAGTGGTTTCCTGGGACGGCACCTGGCGGCTTTCCTGGCCGGCCGCGGAGTGGAGGTGCTGGGCACCACCCGCTCAGAGGATCTTGATGAACTTCCCGAAGGGGTCAGCCGACTCCATACCTGGAACGGCCGCGACGAAGCCGAACTGGCGCCGCTGCTGAAAGGGGTGGCAGGGGTGGTCAACTTCGCCGGCTCGCCGTTGAAAACCGTACCCTGGACTCCGGCTTTTCGCCGCCGGTTGCGGGACAGCCGCATCCGCAGCACCGCGGCCCTGATGGCGGCCCTTTCGGGAGGGCGCAAAACCGTACGCGTGCTCCAGGGGTCAGCCGTGGGAATCTACGGCGACACGAAAAACCGCTGGGTGGATGAGGATTCTCCATCCGGGCGGGGTTTTCTGGCCGGGCTGGTGAGCGATTGGGAAACAGCGGCGCGGGAATTGCGACCGAAACGGGTATCCCTGGCCCTGTTGCGCACGGGCGTGGTGTTGTCCCCGGACGGCGGTTTCCTGAAGCGCTTGCATGCAGTCCAGAGCCTGGGTGTAACTCCCCTGCCCGGAGGCGGACGCCAATGGCTGGCCTGGATCCACTTGAGCGACTACCTGGAAGCTCTGGCCTTCCTGCTGGCCGATACGGAAATCACCGGCCCGGTGAACCTGTGCGCGCCGTTTCCGCAGCATTTCTCCGTTCTGGCCGCGGCGGCAAGCCGGGGCAAAATCAAGCGCCTGCCGCTGTACATTCCCGCGGGCCCGGTGCGCTGCGTGCTGGGCGCCGCCGCGGAACCGCTGCTGGAAGGTCAGCGCGCCCGGTCCAAGCGCCTGAAAGCCGCCGGGTTCCGCTTTGCCTACCCCAAAATAAAGGCGGGCACGAAATTCTGA
- a CDS encoding VTC domain-containing protein — MISLERQCDSPLPRVHEGKYVIHNSVAHKVVAWLQGRCWPDREFPAGIVASIYYDSRDWRFLGEKINSDYMKTKVRVRWYQDINTKEPLDASFMEVKYKTGGIRRKIRVKTPHSGAWLCETELNDPKLMALPDLLKLGEVFLQGPLFPVFQISYKRRRFVDPVSGLRLSIDYDIHVPRVNPAMVPRFNSANLNSAVFETKGGNSRLPEPLHQLTALGCRKQSFSKYSMGYQKIMRTDF, encoded by the coding sequence ATGATCAGCCTTGAAAGACAATGCGATTCCCCGTTACCCAGGGTTCACGAAGGTAAGTATGTCATTCACAACAGCGTGGCCCATAAAGTCGTGGCGTGGCTTCAGGGTCGTTGCTGGCCGGACCGGGAATTTCCCGCCGGCATCGTGGCCAGTATTTACTACGATTCCCGCGATTGGCGTTTCCTGGGGGAAAAGATCAACAGCGATTATATGAAAACCAAGGTCAGGGTCCGTTGGTACCAGGATATAAACACAAAAGAGCCCCTGGACGCCTCTTTTATGGAAGTCAAATATAAAACTGGGGGAATCCGCCGCAAAATACGGGTCAAGACCCCCCATTCCGGGGCATGGTTGTGTGAAACCGAACTCAATGATCCCAAACTCATGGCATTGCCCGACCTGCTCAAGCTTGGTGAAGTGTTTCTGCAAGGTCCGCTCTTTCCGGTCTTTCAAATCAGTTACAAACGCAGGCGTTTCGTGGATCCGGTTTCCGGCCTGCGCCTGAGCATTGACTACGACATTCACGTGCCGCGGGTGAACCCGGCGATGGTGCCGCGCTTCAACTCCGCCAATCTGAACAGCGCGGTGTTTGAAACCAAGGGCGGTAACAGCCGCCTTCCCGAACCCCTGCACCAGTTGACCGCCCTGGGTTGTCGCAAACAATCGTTTTCCAAATACAGTATGGGTTATCAGAAAATCATGCGGACGGATTTTTAG
- a CDS encoding HPF/RaiA family ribosome-associated protein, producing MHVQVNTDRNITGGTELSVKVEAVVKKGLKRFIGQVTRIEVHLSDENSAKKGGGNDMRCLLEARPAGLQSTSVSHHAATIEQAVDGAVDKMKRVLDGIFARRADH from the coding sequence ATGCATGTTCAGGTCAACACCGATCGCAACATCACGGGCGGAACGGAATTGTCCGTCAAAGTAGAAGCCGTGGTAAAGAAAGGCTTAAAGCGTTTCATCGGCCAGGTCACCCGTATCGAGGTTCATCTCAGTGATGAGAACAGCGCCAAGAAAGGCGGCGGCAATGATATGCGCTGCCTGCTGGAAGCGCGCCCCGCCGGGCTCCAGTCAACCTCGGTCAGCCATCACGCAGCCACCATTGAACAGGCCGTTGACGGGGCGGTTGACAAGATGAAGCGTGTGCTTGACGGCATTTTCGCGCGCCGTGCCGATCACTGA
- a CDS encoding ABC transporter ATP-binding protein produces the protein MPHNLLEIDNLTLKLDDKTILDGLTLDIWEHHTHAIMGINGAGKSTLANTIMGLNGYGEFSGEIRFLGKSLKGLGIDERARLGITLSWQEPARFEGLKVRDFIRSSARDKSDAAVQAALTTVGINPDRYLERAVDRTLSGGERKKVELASILAMKPRLALLDEPDSGIDIESIERIFNVVRLLREEGTTVVFITHSMAVLQQAEHAFLLCHGRLVDQGNVKKISRYFEGECMPCDVRDPEKKEKAI, from the coding sequence ATGCCACACAATCTTCTGGAGATAGACAACCTCACCCTGAAGTTGGATGACAAGACCATTCTGGACGGCCTGACATTGGATATCTGGGAACACCATACCCACGCCATCATGGGCATCAACGGCGCGGGGAAATCCACCCTGGCCAACACCATCATGGGTCTGAACGGCTACGGGGAGTTCAGCGGGGAGATCCGTTTCCTGGGTAAATCCCTGAAGGGTTTGGGGATCGACGAACGCGCCCGCCTGGGTATTACCCTCTCCTGGCAGGAGCCCGCCCGCTTTGAAGGCCTCAAGGTGCGCGATTTTATTCGTTCTTCCGCCAGGGACAAGAGCGATGCCGCCGTTCAGGCTGCACTTACAACCGTGGGGATCAACCCCGATCGTTACCTGGAGCGGGCCGTGGACCGCACCCTCAGCGGCGGCGAACGCAAAAAAGTGGAACTGGCTTCGATCCTGGCCATGAAACCGCGCCTGGCCCTGCTGGATGAGCCCGATTCGGGCATCGACATCGAGTCGATTGAGCGCATCTTTAACGTGGTGCGCCTTTTGCGCGAGGAGGGCACCACCGTGGTGTTCATTACCCACAGCATGGCGGTGTTGCAGCAGGCAGAGCATGCTTTTCTGCTCTGCCACGGCCGCCTGGTGGACCAGGGCAATGTGAAAAAAATCAGCCGCTACTTCGAGGGCGAATGCATGCCCTGCGATGTCCGTGACCCGGAAAAGAAGGAGAAAGCAATATGA
- a CDS encoding N-acetyltransferase, whose translation MLKFKKINKEKDFAPELTREEFVEFLYKHLDRFGDSREAIQKSLRYAFSDQEGKGGFLLAAWEGDELVGELVMIDTGMGGYIPEHFLVYVAVDPRFRGRGYGRQIIEKSLETSEGDIALHVEYDNPAKRLYERIGFSTKYAEMRYRKED comes from the coding sequence ATGTTAAAATTTAAAAAAATCAATAAAGAAAAAGATTTCGCCCCGGAATTGACCCGAGAGGAATTTGTGGAGTTTCTGTACAAACACCTGGACCGCTTCGGTGACTCCCGGGAAGCCATTCAGAAATCCCTGCGTTATGCCTTTTCCGACCAGGAAGGCAAAGGGGGATTTCTTTTGGCCGCCTGGGAGGGAGACGAACTGGTGGGTGAACTGGTGATGATCGATACCGGCATGGGCGGCTACATCCCGGAACATTTCCTGGTATACGTGGCGGTTGACCCGCGCTTCCGTGGACGGGGCTACGGCCGCCAGATCATTGAAAAATCGCTGGAAACCTCTGAAGGCGACATTGCGCTGCACGTTGAATACGACAACCCCGCCAAACGCCTGTACGAGCGCATCGGCTTTTCAACCAAATACGCTGAAATGCGCTATCGCAAAGAGGACTGA
- a CDS encoding addiction module toxin, HicA family, which yields MISLLKKFGFVVIRTRGSHQFLRHVDGRCTVVPVHRGETIGKGLLSRILRDCELTVADLQSHL from the coding sequence CTGATTTCTCTGCTGAAAAAATTTGGATTCGTTGTGATCCGTACCCGGGGCAGCCATCAATTCCTGCGTCATGTGGATGGACGTTGCACGGTAGTGCCGGTTCATCGGGGCGAAACAATCGGAAAAGGTTTGTTATCACGTATCCTGCGGGATTGCGAGCTGACGGTTGCTGACCTGCAGAGCCATCTCTAA
- a CDS encoding class I SAM-dependent methyltransferase produces the protein MVHGFDVSRRDRLHSPRRHGILPPLDTLKKLGLKAGDHMADIGCGTGFFAIPAATIVGPTGRVIGIDPSLEMRQDLEMRAREAGVRVHVLEGRAKDLPLESESVTFALMVNVLHEVESPERALKEMFRILSPGGMAAIVEWRVGANSGGPPPQHRLPVPRIRSLLEKTGFGSLREVDAGNAHVGVTALRKP, from the coding sequence ATGGTTCATGGCTTTGATGTGTCCCGCCGGGACCGGCTCCACTCCCCCAGACGCCATGGGATTCTGCCCCCGCTGGACACCCTGAAAAAACTCGGCCTGAAAGCCGGTGACCACATGGCGGACATCGGTTGCGGAACAGGCTTCTTTGCCATTCCGGCAGCGACGATTGTCGGGCCGACCGGTCGTGTTATAGGCATCGACCCTTCTTTGGAGATGCGGCAAGATCTTGAAATGCGTGCACGGGAAGCCGGTGTGCGGGTTCACGTGCTTGAGGGACGGGCGAAAGATCTTCCCCTGGAGAGTGAAAGCGTAACCTTTGCCCTGATGGTAAACGTGCTTCACGAAGTGGAATCCCCTGAGCGAGCGCTGAAAGAGATGTTCCGCATTCTTTCACCCGGGGGCATGGCCGCAATTGTGGAATGGCGCGTGGGCGCCAATTCCGGCGGGCCTCCGCCCCAGCACCGTTTGCCGGTTCCCCGCATCCGTTCTCTTCTGGAAAAAACCGGTTTCGGTTCTTTGCGTGAGGTTGACGCGGGAAACGCCCATGTGGGTGTCACCGCGTTGCGAAAACCCTGA
- a CDS encoding alanine/ornithine racemase family PLP-dependent enzyme has protein sequence MATLTVHTGRIIDNITRLESYLSRQGVQWTLVTKMLCGYRPILEKVLAAPVIRRLHSIADSRISNLKMIKSLHPDLVTMYIKPPALEQVANVIRYADISLNTTLRTLEALNDEARRQERTHRVIVMIELGELREGINRENVLQFYERTFNLSHIQVSGIGTNLGCMYGVEPTYDKLIQLSLFKQLIENKFQQKLELLSGGSSITLPILPRKKVPRDVNHFRIGETAFLGRELDSGKRFQNLSTAAFDFSGEIIELKTKDSSPDGILSEAAVGQVADEPTETAADAPARRAERCILDFGELDVDVHGLKPKDPGVRFVGTTSDMTVYEITKEKHQYRVGRRLHFEPNYIAIARLMNSRYMTKTVV, from the coding sequence TTGGCCACCCTGACCGTCCACACCGGGCGCATCATCGACAACATTACCCGCCTGGAATCCTACCTCTCCCGCCAGGGGGTCCAGTGGACCCTTGTCACCAAGATGCTGTGCGGGTACCGGCCCATACTGGAAAAGGTGTTGGCCGCGCCGGTCATCCGCCGTCTCCACTCCATTGCGGATTCACGCATATCCAACCTCAAGATGATCAAGTCCCTGCATCCGGACCTGGTCACCATGTACATCAAACCCCCGGCGCTGGAGCAGGTGGCTAATGTAATTCGTTACGCCGACATCTCCCTCAACACCACTCTGCGTACCCTGGAAGCCCTGAACGACGAAGCCCGGCGCCAGGAGCGGACCCACCGCGTGATCGTGATGATCGAGTTGGGGGAATTGCGCGAGGGCATCAACCGCGAGAATGTACTGCAGTTCTACGAACGCACCTTCAACCTCAGCCACATTCAGGTCAGCGGCATCGGCACCAATTTGGGTTGCATGTACGGGGTGGAACCGACCTATGACAAACTGATCCAGCTTTCGTTGTTCAAGCAGTTGATTGAGAACAAGTTCCAGCAGAAGTTGGAGCTCCTCTCCGGCGGCAGTTCCATCACCCTGCCCATTCTGCCCCGCAAAAAAGTCCCTCGCGATGTTAACCACTTCCGCATCGGAGAAACCGCCTTCCTGGGGCGGGAGCTGGACTCGGGAAAACGTTTCCAGAACCTCTCCACTGCGGCTTTTGACTTCAGCGGCGAGATCATCGAACTCAAAACCAAAGACTCCAGCCCCGACGGCATCCTGAGCGAGGCTGCGGTGGGCCAGGTGGCGGACGAGCCTACGGAAACCGCCGCGGACGCGCCCGCGCGCCGCGCGGAACGCTGTATCCTGGATTTCGGGGAACTGGACGTGGATGTGCACGGTCTCAAGCCCAAGGACCCGGGCGTCCGCTTTGTCGGCACCACCTCGGACATGACGGTATACGAGATCACCAAGGAAAAACACCAGTACCGCGTGGGCCGGCGCCTGCACTTCGAACCCAACTACATCGCCATCGCGCGCCTGATGAACTCGCGCTATATGACAAAGACGGTTGTGTAA
- a CDS encoding SufBD protein: MSPQQALEEIARQSELDPHAMNDPDVARLIINENKVLAENTVPGLEVDVMELEHGVDVKMVLAPDTVLHKPVHLCFGVIPEKGIQHIIMNVHIGARSRIRLNAHCTFPFATDVQHIMDAKIHLEEGADYTYFERHVHSESGGITVVPKAEVFVGKDARFKTEFELIRGRVGKMDIRYTTHGAAGSLVDMTARVNGKGDDHLKLAEISFLEGEESRSVLTSKVAVRDDAVAEVFNQITATGDNARGHVDCKEIVLDRGRARATPIVDVRNPSAHVTHEAAVGSVDKKQLETLMSRGLDEDAASELIIQGLLS, encoded by the coding sequence ATGAGCCCGCAACAGGCCCTGGAGGAGATCGCCCGCCAATCCGAATTGGATCCCCACGCCATGAACGATCCGGATGTGGCCCGCCTGATCATCAACGAAAACAAGGTGCTGGCGGAAAACACCGTACCCGGTCTGGAAGTGGACGTCATGGAGCTGGAACACGGCGTAGACGTGAAAATGGTGCTGGCCCCGGATACGGTGCTCCACAAGCCCGTCCACCTCTGCTTCGGAGTGATCCCGGAAAAAGGCATCCAGCACATTATCATGAACGTCCACATCGGCGCCCGCTCCCGCATCCGCCTCAATGCCCATTGCACCTTCCCCTTTGCCACCGATGTGCAACACATCATGGACGCAAAAATCCATCTGGAAGAAGGCGCGGATTACACCTATTTTGAGCGCCACGTGCATTCGGAATCGGGAGGTATCACCGTGGTTCCCAAAGCCGAGGTGTTCGTGGGCAAAGACGCCCGCTTCAAGACCGAGTTCGAACTGATCCGCGGCCGCGTGGGCAAGATGGACATCCGCTACACCACCCACGGCGCGGCCGGATCCCTGGTGGACATGACCGCCCGCGTTAACGGCAAAGGCGACGACCACCTCAAGCTGGCTGAGATTTCCTTCCTGGAAGGCGAAGAATCCCGCAGCGTGCTCACCTCCAAGGTGGCGGTCCGCGATGACGCCGTGGCCGAGGTGTTCAACCAGATCACGGCGACCGGCGACAACGCCCGTGGTCACGTGGACTGCAAAGAGATCGTGTTGGACCGCGGCCGCGCCCGCGCCACACCCATCGTGGACGTACGCAACCCCAGCGCCCACGTCACCCACGAGGCGGCGGTCGGCAGCGTGGACAAAAAGCAGCTCGAGACCCTGATGTCGCGGGGATTGGATGAAGACGCGGCCTCCGAACTGATCATCCAGGGGCTGCTGAGTTAA
- a CDS encoding class I SAM-dependent methyltransferase: protein MDTDKRNAALDREHFDRIAAEYERKDLSPGASRARKLRLTQTLRKVPLSTRPHLLEVGCGAGYASAYLHGRYASYTGIDHSGKLVDIARARHRGTGMQFVQADLMKFDPEESFDLVLMIGVLHHLEEIPAAVRKVRTLLKPGGYFVVNEPQPANLLISLLRRIRKRVDASYSAQQRELGRKEIESFFAQAGFRAIRSFAQGFLSTPFAEVPLEPGFLFRPIITATCLVDRALEKATGNLFAPLAWNTIVIARKP from the coding sequence ATGGATACTGATAAGCGGAACGCCGCGCTGGATCGCGAGCATTTCGACCGCATCGCCGCCGAATACGAGCGCAAGGATCTTTCGCCCGGGGCTTCCCGGGCGCGAAAACTAAGGCTGACCCAGACCCTGCGCAAAGTTCCCTTGTCCACGCGGCCACACCTGTTGGAAGTGGGGTGCGGAGCAGGGTACGCGAGCGCTTACCTGCATGGCCGGTACGCATCCTACACGGGCATCGACCATTCCGGCAAACTGGTGGATATCGCGCGCGCGCGTCACCGGGGGACCGGAATGCAATTCGTTCAAGCGGATTTGATGAAATTCGATCCCGAAGAATCGTTTGACCTGGTGCTCATGATCGGTGTGCTTCATCACCTGGAAGAGATTCCGGCCGCGGTACGCAAAGTCCGTACCTTGTTGAAGCCGGGGGGTTACTTCGTGGTCAACGAACCCCAGCCCGCCAACCTGCTGATCTCTTTGCTGCGCCGCATCCGCAAGCGGGTGGACGCATCCTATTCCGCCCAACAACGTGAATTGGGTCGAAAAGAGATCGAGTCCTTTTTTGCCCAGGCCGGATTCAGGGCAATCCGATCCTTTGCCCAGGGTTTTCTGTCCACTCCCTTTGCCGAAGTTCCCCTGGAACCCGGATTTCTCTTCCGCCCCATTATCACCGCCACATGTCTTGTGGACCGGGCTTTGGAAAAAGCCACCGGCAATTTGTTCGCGCCCCTGGCGTGGAACACGATTGTCATCGCCCGGAAGCCGTGA
- a CDS encoding transcriptional regulator, whose protein sequence is MTNRIRELRARHGLSQLELARKVGVRRETIVFLEKGKYNPSLRLAHDIASFFGLPIEEVFFFPERQEPGENK, encoded by the coding sequence ATGACTAACCGTATCCGGGAATTGCGCGCGCGCCACGGACTTTCCCAGCTGGAATTGGCCCGGAAAGTCGGTGTACGGCGCGAGACCATCGTCTTTTTAGAGAAAGGAAAGTACAACCCCTCATTGCGCCTGGCTCATGACATTGCCAGTTTCTTTGGATTGCCCATTGAAGAAGTGTTTTTTTTTCCAGAGCGGCAAGAGCCTGGAGAAAATAAATAG
- a CDS encoding linear amide C-N hydrolase, with amino-acid sequence MQRTRWFVMLVLILAACSSHFLESCTSFCFRADGHWVFGRNYDWDVAHAVVMVNHRGVAKRGFVTENAARWVSRYGSVTFNQYGREFPLGGMNEASLVVECMWLNATEYPHFDDRPQLHTLQWIQFQLDTADSVAAVVAGIDRFRISQYFAQPLHFLVADASGNAAVVEFLEGEARVYTGAELPVTVLANSTYRHSLALLNMLGSGEEASAFSHADLSLKRFVRAARGVSEWSEGEGLGAVAYAFGVLDEVAMKRTVFRVVYEPGGKRIHFLTRAHPSPRVVRMDAFEYECAGEVYFLDMATPTQGDVTSSFKTFSSADNQALIEKAFKETSFLKDTPREMLDKLAGFPDTLCCAEDAGD; translated from the coding sequence ATGCAAAGAACAAGATGGTTTGTGATGTTGGTGTTGATCCTGGCGGCGTGTTCGTCCCATTTCCTGGAGTCCTGCACCTCATTCTGCTTTCGGGCGGATGGCCATTGGGTGTTCGGGCGCAATTACGATTGGGATGTGGCCCACGCCGTGGTGATGGTGAATCACCGCGGTGTGGCCAAACGTGGTTTCGTGACCGAGAATGCCGCCCGTTGGGTCTCTCGATATGGCAGCGTTACCTTTAACCAGTATGGCCGCGAATTCCCGCTGGGGGGCATGAACGAGGCCTCCCTGGTGGTGGAGTGCATGTGGCTGAATGCCACGGAGTATCCACACTTTGATGATCGGCCGCAACTCCACACTTTGCAATGGATCCAGTTCCAGCTGGATACGGCGGATTCCGTGGCGGCTGTGGTGGCCGGTATCGATCGTTTCCGCATCTCTCAATATTTTGCTCAGCCCCTCCATTTCCTGGTAGCCGACGCGTCCGGGAACGCAGCGGTGGTGGAGTTCCTGGAGGGGGAAGCGCGAGTATATACAGGCGCTGAACTACCGGTAACCGTTCTGGCCAATTCCACTTATCGCCATTCCCTGGCATTGTTGAATATGCTGGGATCAGGAGAGGAAGCGTCGGCCTTCAGCCACGCGGATTTGTCACTGAAACGGTTCGTACGCGCCGCCCGTGGGGTGAGTGAATGGAGTGAAGGCGAAGGTCTTGGCGCGGTTGCCTACGCCTTTGGTGTGCTGGACGAGGTGGCGATGAAGCGTACGGTGTTTCGCGTGGTCTACGAACCGGGTGGCAAACGGATTCATTTCCTTACCAGGGCCCATCCGAGCCCGCGAGTGGTGCGGATGGACGCCTTTGAATACGAATGTGCGGGAGAGGTGTATTTTTTGGACATGGCCACGCCAACGCAAGGTGATGTAACGTCCTCTTTCAAAACCTTCTCAAGCGCGGACAATCAAGCGTTAATCGAGAAGGCTTTTAAGGAAACATCTTTTCTGAAAGATACGCCCCGCGAGATGCTGGACAAACTGGCGGGATTTCCTGACACCCTGTGCTGCGCAGAGGACGCAGGAGATTAA
- a CDS encoding type II toxin-antitoxin system HicB family antitoxin, with protein MKREFSVVIERDEDGVYVGSVPELRGCHTQAGSLDLLVDRIREAIAMCLEVEEPIHREFVGVQRVSV; from the coding sequence ATGAAACGGGAATTCAGCGTAGTAATTGAACGGGATGAGGACGGTGTTTACGTGGGATCCGTTCCGGAACTGCGGGGATGCCATACCCAGGCTGGATCGTTGGACCTGTTGGTGGATCGAATTCGTGAAGCAATCGCCATGTGCCTGGAAGTTGAAGAACCCATCCATAGGGAATTCGTGGGCGTTCAACGCGTTTCCGTCTAA
- a CDS encoding DUF4956 domain-containing protein produces METNIKEWISAIGNLSNQKLSDIGFFPFLFVMLLSLASSFFISYLYARFYKTRATGSEVHRSFVLLGISVTAIFICIQFSLPLSLGLLGALSIVRFRTPIKEPEEIGFIMLVIASSISIATFNLLFLGIFLLVTVAALLIQRASGGMLMRGKNDGMIIVTLAAEDYYRVSADLVDLLEKRLPKGRFDSISENADESVMAYSFIQREKNALIDIQRELRSLVPGIRSNLFFNRSGDV; encoded by the coding sequence ATGGAAACAAATATCAAGGAATGGATCAGCGCCATCGGCAACCTGAGCAACCAGAAGTTAAGCGACATCGGGTTTTTCCCCTTCCTGTTCGTGATGCTGCTTTCCCTGGCCAGTTCATTCTTCATCTCATACCTCTATGCCCGGTTCTACAAGACCCGGGCGACAGGCAGTGAGGTTCACCGCTCATTTGTCTTGCTCGGTATTTCAGTCACGGCCATATTCATCTGCATCCAGTTTTCCTTGCCCTTGTCGTTGGGATTGCTGGGTGCGCTTTCCATCGTGCGTTTCCGTACGCCCATCAAGGAACCGGAAGAGATCGGCTTCATTATGCTGGTCATTGCCAGTTCAATCTCGATTGCCACTTTTAACCTGCTTTTCCTCGGCATCTTTCTGTTGGTCACCGTGGCGGCGTTGTTGATCCAGCGCGCTTCCGGCGGGATGCTGATGCGCGGCAAAAACGATGGCATGATTATCGTTACGCTCGCGGCAGAAGATTACTATCGGGTATCGGCGGACCTGGTCGACCTGCTGGAAAAACGGCTCCCCAAGGGGCGGTTCGACAGCATCAGTGAAAACGCTGACGAATCGGTGATGGCCTACAGCTTCATTCAGCGTGAAAAAAACGCCCTGATCGACATTCAGCGTGAATTGCGCAGCCTGGTACCCGGAATCCGCTCCAACTTGTTTTTCAATCGCTCGGGAGATGTCTGA